One stretch of Halobaculum marinum DNA includes these proteins:
- a CDS encoding helix-turn-helix domain-containing protein: protein MTVLARISIDEEDFELGRALADVPEAVVELERVIPTAEKAIPYFWVSSATATEVADALAGTRYVEEVSLVDELEDTLLYRCTYQLMEGGVVTGFVETGLTLLSGIGRDGRWAFDIRSEEHANLGDFQRFCAERDIELRLESLTEEALPEPPKAALTGLQREALTAALSAGYYDTPRTATLEDVSGTLDISRQSLAERLRRGTHNLLEEELGVDSGQGR from the coding sequence ATGACCGTGCTCGCTCGGATCAGCATCGACGAGGAGGACTTCGAACTCGGTCGCGCACTCGCCGACGTTCCGGAGGCCGTCGTCGAACTCGAACGCGTGATCCCGACGGCAGAGAAGGCCATCCCGTACTTCTGGGTGTCCAGTGCGACCGCGACGGAGGTGGCCGACGCGCTCGCGGGGACCCGGTACGTCGAGGAGGTGTCGCTGGTGGACGAGTTGGAGGACACGCTTCTGTACCGGTGTACCTACCAGCTGATGGAGGGGGGCGTCGTCACCGGCTTCGTCGAGACGGGGCTGACGCTCCTCTCGGGGATCGGACGAGACGGCCGGTGGGCGTTCGACATCAGGAGCGAGGAACACGCGAACCTCGGCGACTTCCAGCGCTTTTGCGCCGAGCGCGACATCGAACTCCGACTCGAATCGCTCACCGAGGAGGCCCTCCCCGAACCGCCGAAGGCGGCGTTGACCGGGCTCCAACGGGAGGCGCTGACGGCCGCGCTATCGGCGGGCTACTACGACACGCCACGGACGGCGACACTGGAAGACGTCTCCGGCACGCTCGATATCTCGCGCCAGTCGCTCGCGGAGCGACTCCGCCGGGGGACGCACAACCTCCTCGAGGAGGAGTTGGGCGTCGACTCCGGACAGGGGAGATAA
- a CDS encoding small ribosomal subunit Rsm22 family protein gives MSVDREALRDTAKYLRNARPVDPDELYEYLPDQPHPAVVRTALREEAFDLALFEREDGTFVPVDEEPVDPPGWAPEALPDEHVQTVEDLLFDRYGLDWHEGESGDALRETVDRMKEDYYRGRRVEYDEDAALGYALYHQPDFYAAVGYVLDRLADRGLLPRRLRVLDVGAGTGGPALGLHDYLPDDALVDYHALEPSANADVLEEVLADTRRNFHTTVHRETAEEFDTESVGEVDLVLFGNVLSELHDPEAVVSRYLDTLADDGSCVLLSPADLNTATEMRRVERALTPPGGDTSVYAPDLRLWSGDAPSDRGWSFEERPDLAVPSFQRKLDDAATRAYDEEPGTYVNTDVKFSWAVVRPDGERRHPVVASAERHHRMAESEDHVTDRVNLLCVKLSDNLAPHDDANPLFKVGDGSEDLEHYLVLTGESVLNRDLREAPYGAILSVENVLVLWNDDEGAYNLVCNKETVVDFVAA, from the coding sequence GTGAGCGTCGACCGCGAGGCACTGCGCGACACGGCGAAGTACCTCCGCAACGCGCGGCCCGTCGACCCCGACGAACTGTACGAGTACCTCCCCGACCAGCCCCACCCGGCGGTCGTGCGCACCGCCCTGCGCGAGGAGGCGTTCGACCTCGCGTTGTTCGAGCGCGAGGACGGCACGTTCGTCCCCGTAGACGAGGAGCCGGTCGACCCGCCGGGATGGGCGCCCGAGGCGCTCCCCGACGAGCACGTCCAGACGGTCGAGGACCTGCTGTTCGATCGCTACGGCCTCGACTGGCACGAGGGGGAGTCGGGCGACGCGCTCCGCGAGACGGTCGACCGGATGAAGGAGGACTACTACCGCGGGCGCCGCGTCGAGTACGACGAGGACGCCGCCCTCGGGTACGCGCTGTACCACCAGCCGGACTTCTACGCCGCCGTCGGCTACGTGCTCGACCGTCTCGCCGACCGCGGCCTGCTCCCCCGTCGCCTCCGCGTGCTCGACGTGGGCGCCGGCACCGGCGGCCCCGCGCTCGGCCTCCACGACTACCTCCCCGACGACGCGCTCGTCGACTACCACGCGCTCGAACCGAGCGCCAACGCCGACGTGCTCGAGGAGGTCCTGGCCGACACCCGGCGCAACTTCCACACGACGGTCCACCGCGAGACCGCCGAGGAGTTCGACACCGAGTCGGTGGGCGAGGTCGACCTCGTGCTGTTCGGGAACGTCCTCTCGGAGCTCCACGACCCGGAGGCGGTCGTCTCCCGGTACCTCGACACGCTCGCCGACGACGGCTCCTGCGTGCTCCTCTCGCCCGCCGACCTCAACACCGCCACCGAGATGCGTCGCGTCGAGCGCGCGCTCACGCCGCCCGGCGGCGACACGAGCGTGTACGCGCCGGACCTCCGCCTGTGGTCCGGTGACGCCCCCAGCGACCGCGGGTGGTCGTTCGAGGAGCGTCCCGACCTCGCCGTCCCCTCGTTCCAGCGGAAACTCGACGACGCGGCCACGCGGGCGTACGACGAGGAGCCGGGCACCTACGTCAACACGGACGTGAAGTTCTCGTGGGCGGTCGTCCGCCCCGACGGCGAGCGCCGCCACCCGGTCGTCGCGAGCGCCGAGCGTCACCACCGGATGGCCGAGTCGGAGGACCACGTCACCGACCGGGTGAACCTCCTGTGCGTGAAACTGTCCGACAACCTCGCCCCGCACGACGACGCGAACCCGCTGTTCAAGGTCGGCGACGGCAGCGAGGACCTGGAGCACTACCTCGTGCTCACTGGCGAGTCCGTCCTCAACCGCGACCTCCGGGAGGCACCGTACGGCGCGATCTTGTCCGTGGAGAACGTGCTCGTCCTCTGGAACGACGACGAGGGCGCGTACAACCTCGTCTGCAACAAGGAGACGGTCGTCGACTTCGTCGCCGCCTGA
- the aroA gene encoding 3-phosphoshikimate 1-carboxyvinyltransferase, giving the protein MDAHVSPSRVAGRARAPPSKSYTHRAILAAGYGAGTVVTDPLDSADPRATGRAVEAFGGTVEWVDDDGQAVEEGASAVEVDGFGGRPGTPDDVIDCANSGTTMRLVTAAAGLTEGLAVLTGDESLRSRPQGALLDAVESLDGRAESTRRNGQAPLVVGDAMGGGAVAIPGDVSSQFVTALLMAGAVTDDGVTVDLETELKSAPYVEITREVLADFGVDTERTDTGFRVPGGQTYATDEYAVPGDFSSMSYLLAAGAVASEEGEAVVVEGARPSAQGDSAIVDVLDRMGADIAWDEAAGEITVRGGDLSGVEVDVGDTPDLLPTLAVLGAVADGEMQIVNAEHVRYKETDRVAAMAESLTAMGVEVTEEQDSLTVHGGDSTLTGATVHGRGDHRLVMALTVAGLVADGETTVTGAEHVDVSFPDFFDTMAALGASVSVE; this is encoded by the coding sequence ATGGACGCACACGTCTCGCCGTCGCGCGTCGCCGGTCGCGCACGCGCCCCGCCGTCGAAGAGCTACACGCACCGAGCGATCCTCGCCGCCGGCTACGGTGCGGGCACCGTCGTCACCGACCCGCTCGACTCCGCGGACCCGCGGGCGACCGGGCGGGCCGTCGAGGCGTTCGGTGGCACCGTCGAGTGGGTCGACGACGACGGACAGGCCGTCGAGGAGGGTGCGAGCGCGGTCGAAGTCGACGGCTTCGGCGGTCGACCGGGCACGCCAGACGACGTTATCGACTGCGCCAACTCGGGGACGACGATGCGCCTCGTCACCGCCGCCGCGGGACTGACCGAGGGGCTGGCCGTGCTCACGGGCGACGAGTCGCTGCGCTCGCGCCCCCAGGGTGCGCTCCTCGACGCCGTCGAGTCGCTGGACGGGCGCGCCGAGTCGACGCGACGCAACGGGCAGGCGCCGCTCGTCGTCGGCGACGCGATGGGTGGCGGCGCGGTCGCCATCCCCGGCGACGTCTCTTCGCAGTTCGTCACGGCACTCCTGATGGCCGGCGCCGTCACCGACGATGGGGTCACCGTCGACCTGGAGACCGAACTGAAGTCTGCGCCGTACGTCGAGATTACCCGCGAGGTACTCGCCGACTTCGGCGTCGACACCGAGCGCACGGACACCGGATTCCGCGTCCCAGGGGGACAGACGTACGCGACCGACGAGTACGCGGTGCCGGGCGACTTCTCGTCGATGTCGTACCTGCTCGCGGCGGGAGCGGTCGCGAGCGAGGAGGGCGAGGCCGTCGTCGTCGAGGGCGCCCGCCCGAGCGCGCAGGGCGACTCCGCCATCGTCGACGTGCTCGACCGCATGGGTGCAGACATCGCGTGGGACGAGGCCGCCGGTGAGATCACCGTCCGCGGCGGCGACCTCTCTGGCGTCGAGGTCGACGTTGGCGACACGCCCGACCTCCTGCCGACGCTCGCCGTGCTCGGCGCCGTCGCCGACGGCGAGATGCAGATCGTCAACGCCGAGCACGTCCGCTACAAGGAGACCGACCGCGTCGCCGCGATGGCGGAGTCGCTGACGGCGATGGGCGTCGAGGTGACGGAAGAACAGGACTCGCTGACGGTCCACGGCGGCGACTCCACGCTGACCGGCGCGACCGTCCACGGACGCGGCGACCACCGCCTCGTGATGGCGCTCACCGTCGCCGGCCTCGTCGCCGACGGCGAGACGACCGTGACGGGCGCCGAGCACGTCGACGTGTCGTTCCCCGACTTCTTCGACACGATGGCCGCGTTGGGTGCGAGCGTGTCTGTCGAGTAG
- a CDS encoding ABC transporter permease yields MAKRELASLRAEKTIVLALLIQLFVAAFSSFLVVGLVSLYDPGSAAGYSVETAVAGDDANDLLRAVESTDGMDGRLYPGREAAAEAFNDREVDAAMLATATTDGRLEVRVLVPDSNVATTLVVVRAREALRAFERLERDQRSASLTAETLELPPGAGASPYFGFTYTVLVPLLLFLPVFIAGSVTVDSLTEELERGTLELLRVAPVTMTDIVEGKLLAAAGLAPVQAALWLALLSANGTAIAPGPNLVSTMAGVLALLGLTAGLAALVTALGAALALTAPDRRAAQTVYSLGVLGLFGLAALSPVNPANVAAKLAVGSGDPVSYLAVGAVVVFGAVAVAAARVGVARYGPA; encoded by the coding sequence ATCGCGAAGCGCGAGTTGGCGTCGCTGCGGGCCGAGAAGACCATCGTGCTCGCGCTGCTCATCCAACTGTTCGTGGCGGCGTTCTCGTCGTTCCTCGTCGTCGGCCTCGTCTCGTTGTACGACCCGGGGTCGGCCGCGGGCTACTCGGTCGAGACGGCGGTCGCGGGAGACGACGCGAACGACCTGCTCCGGGCGGTGGAGTCGACCGACGGCATGGACGGACGGCTGTACCCGGGACGTGAGGCCGCCGCCGAGGCGTTCAACGACCGCGAGGTGGACGCCGCCATGTTGGCGACGGCGACGACCGACGGCAGACTGGAGGTGCGGGTGCTCGTCCCCGACAGCAACGTCGCCACGACGCTGGTGGTGGTGCGGGCCCGTGAGGCGCTCCGCGCGTTCGAGCGACTGGAGCGCGACCAGCGGTCGGCGTCGCTGACCGCCGAGACGCTCGAACTGCCCCCGGGCGCCGGCGCGTCCCCGTACTTCGGGTTCACGTACACGGTGCTCGTGCCGCTCCTGCTGTTTCTGCCGGTGTTCATCGCCGGGTCGGTGACGGTCGACTCGCTCACCGAGGAACTGGAGCGCGGGACGCTCGAACTGCTCCGGGTGGCCCCGGTCACGATGACCGACATCGTCGAGGGGAAACTGCTGGCGGCGGCGGGGCTCGCGCCCGTGCAGGCGGCGCTGTGGCTCGCATTGCTGTCCGCGAACGGCACCGCCATCGCACCCGGCCCGAACCTGGTCTCCACGATGGCGGGCGTGCTCGCGCTGCTGGGGCTGACCGCCGGACTCGCGGCGCTCGTGACGGCACTCGGCGCCGCGCTGGCGCTGACCGCCCCCGACCGCCGCGCCGCCCAGACGGTGTACTCGCTGGGTGTGCTCGGACTGTTCGGGCTGGCCGCGCTGTCGCCGGTCAACCCCGCGAACGTCGCCGCGAAACTGGCGGTCGGGAGCGGCGACCCCGTCTCGTACCTCGCGGTCGGTGCGGTGGTCGTGTTCGGCGCGGTCGCTGTCGCGGCGGCACGAGTCGGCGTCGCGCGGTACGGCCCTGCCTGA
- a CDS encoding M24 family metallopeptidase, giving the protein MTRDLSALDDLLDAADADAYCIEAGSADSNQLYLSGFDAPDPFFTAYTGDELAVLVSGLEYGRATKEAHADTVARLSTYDFASRAASEGQAAALSGVYADFLADLGAESVLVPERFPVGVADGLRDQGLAVDVDHDDVLETARAVKTDEELDAVRRATEANEAAMAAAEALIAEADVADDGTLTIVDDATGEETTLTSERVQEEIEVTLLRHGCALDETIVACGADAADPHDRGSGPLQAGETIIIDIFPREKASKYHSDMTRTFSKGEPSDTAAEWFDRTHEALDAALAAVEPGATGADVHAAACEVYEAAGHPTLRSDPDTETGFIHSTGHGVGLDVHELPGLNPRGGELEPGQVITVEPGLYDPEVGGVRIEDIVIVTEDGYENLTGDYPVELVVE; this is encoded by the coding sequence ATGACGCGCGACCTCTCGGCGCTCGACGACCTGCTCGACGCCGCCGACGCCGACGCCTACTGTATCGAGGCCGGCAGCGCCGACTCGAACCAACTGTACCTCTCGGGGTTCGACGCCCCCGACCCGTTCTTCACCGCCTACACCGGCGACGAACTGGCGGTGCTCGTCTCCGGGCTGGAGTACGGCCGCGCGACCAAGGAGGCCCACGCGGACACCGTCGCCCGCCTCTCGACGTACGACTTCGCGAGTCGCGCCGCGTCGGAGGGACAGGCGGCGGCGCTGTCGGGTGTGTACGCCGACTTCCTCGCCGACCTCGGCGCCGAGTCGGTGCTCGTCCCCGAGCGCTTCCCGGTCGGCGTCGCCGACGGCCTGCGCGACCAGGGGCTCGCGGTCGACGTGGACCACGACGACGTACTGGAGACGGCTCGCGCGGTCAAGACCGACGAGGAGTTGGACGCCGTCCGGCGAGCGACCGAGGCGAACGAGGCCGCGATGGCCGCCGCGGAGGCGCTGATCGCCGAGGCCGACGTGGCCGACGACGGGACGCTCACGATCGTCGACGACGCGACCGGCGAGGAGACGACGCTGACGAGCGAACGCGTCCAAGAAGAGATCGAGGTGACGCTGCTGCGCCACGGCTGTGCGCTCGACGAGACCATCGTTGCCTGCGGCGCCGACGCCGCCGACCCCCACGACCGCGGGAGCGGCCCGCTCCAGGCTGGTGAGACCATCATCATCGACATCTTCCCGCGCGAGAAGGCGAGCAAGTACCACTCCGACATGACGCGCACCTTCTCGAAGGGGGAGCCGAGCGACACCGCAGCCGAGTGGTTCGACCGCACCCACGAGGCGCTCGACGCCGCGCTCGCGGCGGTCGAACCCGGCGCGACGGGCGCGGACGTGCACGCCGCCGCGTGCGAGGTGTACGAGGCCGCCGGTCACCCGACCCTCCGCTCGGACCCCGACACCGAGACGGGATTCATCCACTCGACGGGCCACGGCGTCGGCCTCGACGTGCACGAACTGCCCGGACTCAACCCTCGCGGGGGCGAACTGGAGCCGGGACAGGTGATCACTGTCGAACCGGGCCTGTACGACCCCGAGGTCGGCGGCGTCCGCATCGAGGACATCGTGATCGTCACCGAGGACGGCTACGAGAATCTCACCGGCGACTACCCCGTCGAACTGGTCGTGGAGTGA
- a CDS encoding HalOD1 output domain-containing protein — protein MSGRTAADATDSQSRYSTFDPDAGEISVDVAHAVADASGRDPALMEPLANAIDPDALNALVGTSRSPGSGWAEVTFEYLDYTVTVCSDGVLTLDPRTD, from the coding sequence ATGTCAGGGCGGACCGCCGCCGATGCTACCGATTCGCAGTCACGGTATTCCACGTTCGACCCCGATGCTGGAGAGATATCCGTCGACGTCGCCCACGCGGTGGCCGACGCGAGCGGCCGAGACCCGGCCCTCATGGAGCCGTTGGCGAACGCCATCGACCCGGACGCGCTGAACGCGCTCGTCGGAACGAGTCGCTCGCCGGGCTCCGGGTGGGCCGAAGTGACGTTCGAGTACCTCGACTACACGGTGACCGTCTGTAGCGACGGCGTACTCACGCTCGACCCGCGAACCGACTGA
- a CDS encoding iron-containing alcohol dehydrogenase family protein: MTDLDTPPFAFDYDPGAIHYGRGAIDDLGDALADRGCDTALVVCGSNVGGNADLMDAVEAGLDGRLVEVFAGTTPEKRLREAARAVERADAVDADAFVPVGGGSSLDVATVASVLRARGLSLADARAEVAETGGIATPDDPAGLTPLFPVPTTLAGADLSVIAGISAEVDDGAGGTETVSTGVGGAELMPEALVYDPALFETTPAGVLAGSAMNGFDKAVESLYACTRTAVTDATATRAVRLLVDGLPAMTDDETAMDRTVAGIVLAQYGISRPGDMTINVIHAFGHGLRDAFGIQQGLAHATVAPHALRAMADAGVDLSLLQTAFEVETVEAAITEVERVRDALDLPASLSAVDGVDEAGLDEAARVTAADSLLSYAPEGYDLSESDARAVLDAAY, encoded by the coding sequence ATGACTGACCTCGACACGCCGCCGTTCGCGTTCGACTACGACCCCGGCGCGATCCACTACGGGCGCGGGGCTATCGACGACCTCGGCGACGCGCTGGCCGACCGCGGCTGCGACACCGCGCTCGTCGTCTGCGGGTCGAACGTCGGCGGGAACGCCGACCTGATGGACGCGGTCGAGGCCGGCCTCGACGGTCGCCTCGTCGAGGTGTTCGCCGGAACGACGCCCGAGAAGCGTCTCCGCGAGGCCGCCCGCGCGGTCGAGCGCGCCGACGCCGTCGACGCCGACGCGTTCGTCCCCGTCGGCGGCGGGTCGAGCCTCGACGTGGCGACAGTCGCCTCGGTGCTCCGTGCGCGGGGGCTCTCGCTCGCCGACGCTCGCGCGGAGGTCGCCGAGACGGGCGGCATCGCCACTCCAGACGACCCCGCGGGGCTGACCCCGCTGTTCCCCGTGCCGACGACGCTCGCGGGCGCCGACCTGTCGGTCATCGCCGGCATCTCCGCCGAGGTCGACGACGGCGCGGGCGGAACTGAGACGGTGTCGACTGGCGTCGGCGGCGCAGAGTTGATGCCCGAGGCGCTGGTGTACGACCCCGCGTTGTTCGAGACGACGCCCGCGGGCGTGCTCGCGGGGTCGGCGATGAACGGCTTCGACAAGGCGGTCGAGTCGCTGTACGCTTGCACGCGTACCGCGGTGACCGACGCCACGGCGACCCGCGCGGTGCGCCTGCTGGTCGACGGCCTGCCCGCGATGACCGACGACGAGACGGCGATGGACCGGACCGTCGCGGGGATCGTGCTCGCACAGTACGGCATCTCCCGCCCGGGAGACATGACGATCAACGTGATCCACGCGTTCGGGCACGGCCTGCGCGACGCCTTCGGCATCCAGCAGGGCCTCGCGCACGCGACGGTCGCGCCGCACGCGCTCCGCGCGATGGCCGACGCCGGAGTCGACCTCTCGCTGTTGCAGACCGCGTTCGAAGTGGAGACGGTCGAGGCGGCTATCACCGAGGTCGAGCGAGTGCGCGACGCGCTGGACCTCCCGGCGTCGCTGTCGGCGGTCGACGGCGTCGACGAGGCGGGGCTGGACGAGGCCGCGCGCGTCACCGCCGCCGACTCACTGCTGTCGTACGCGCCCGAGGGGTACGACCTGTCCGAGTCCGACGCGCGTGCAGTGCTGGACGCTGCGTACTGA
- a CDS encoding prephenate dehydrogenase/arogenate dehydrogenase family protein, with amino-acid sequence MKLLVVGAGEMGRWVAQTLRPVAERVALADTNPQAAMDAAEAVVDGRVVPRDTDESFDCVVLAVPIPVVADAVAGYVDNVVDGAIVDVSGVMADPLAAMAEHAHDEYASFHPLFAPPRGPGRIAYVPGEVGPVVEQVYERFADVGNEVFETTAADHDDAMAKVQSGAHAAVLAYALAAGDVDERFHTPVSEPLSDLARTVTEGDARVYADIRDTFAGAEAVADAARAFAVADREEFDALFAAAREAVDADTRAADGADPTTDPAPEADDD; translated from the coding sequence ATGAAACTGCTCGTCGTCGGCGCCGGCGAGATGGGCCGGTGGGTCGCACAGACCCTCCGCCCCGTCGCCGAGCGCGTCGCCCTCGCCGACACGAACCCGCAGGCCGCGATGGACGCCGCCGAGGCCGTCGTCGACGGGCGGGTCGTCCCCCGCGACACCGACGAGTCGTTCGACTGCGTCGTCCTCGCGGTCCCCATCCCGGTCGTCGCCGACGCGGTCGCGGGCTACGTCGACAACGTCGTCGACGGGGCCATCGTCGACGTCTCCGGCGTGATGGCCGACCCGCTGGCAGCGATGGCCGAGCACGCCCACGACGAGTACGCCAGCTTCCACCCGCTGTTCGCCCCGCCGCGCGGGCCCGGTCGCATCGCGTACGTCCCCGGCGAGGTCGGTCCCGTCGTCGAACAGGTGTACGAGCGGTTCGCCGACGTCGGCAACGAGGTGTTCGAGACGACCGCCGCCGACCACGACGACGCGATGGCGAAGGTCCAGTCCGGTGCCCACGCCGCCGTCCTGGCGTACGCGCTCGCCGCCGGCGACGTGGACGAGCGCTTCCACACGCCCGTCTCCGAACCGCTGTCGGACCTCGCCCGTACCGTCACGGAGGGGGACGCGCGCGTGTACGCAGACATCCGCGACACGTTCGCGGGAGCCGAGGCCGTCGCCGACGCCGCGCGGGCGTTCGCCGTCGCCGACCGCGAGGAGTTCGACGCGCTGTTCGCCGCCGCGCGCGAGGCCGTCGACGCCGACACCCGCGCGGCCGACGGCGCCGACCCGACCACCGACCCTGCTCCGGAAGCCGACGACGACTGA